In Oryzias melastigma strain HK-1 linkage group LG18, ASM292280v2, whole genome shotgun sequence, one DNA window encodes the following:
- the LOC112156427 gene encoding copper chaperone for superoxide dismutase isoform X2: MAAPCRSTKLASAARKLGSFLLNSFVIARAANCVTNMDSSRQSKLEFAVQMTCESCADAVRASLEGKPGVTAVTVVRKEEVLVESALTVAEVQALIESTGRRAVLKGMGGSEADLGAAVAMVAGAGSIQGVVRFLQLSENHCLIDGTIDGLEPGNHGLHVHTLGDLTQDCKSCGEHYNPFGKQHGGPGDSERHVGDLGNIVAGPDGRASFRLEDDQLKVWDVIGRSLVVDAGEDDLGRGAHPLSKQTGNSGERLACGIIARSAGLFQNPKKICACDGVTLWEERDLPIAGKGRSKETPSANL, translated from the exons ATGGCGGCGCCCTGTAGGTCCACCAAACTCGCTTCCGCCGCAAGAAAACTGGGAAGTTTCTTGCTAAATTCGTTTGTTATCGCTCGAGCGGCGAACTGCGTCACCAACATGGACTCGAGCAGACAATCTAAG CTGGAGTTCGCGGTGCAGATGACATGTGAAAGCTGCGCTGACGCCGTTAGAGCCTCTTTGGAGGGAAAACCCG GTGTGACGGCGGTCACTGTGGTCAGGAAGGAGGAGGTCCTGGTGGAATCTGCTCTGACCGTCGCAGAAGTCCAGGCTCTCATAGAAAGCACCGGGCGCAGAGCTGTGCTGAAGGGCATGGGGGGATCAGAAGCAG ACCTGGGAGCAGCTGTGGCGATGGTGGCCGGAGCGGGGTCCATTCAGGGGGTGGTGCGTTTCCTGCAGCTGTCCGAGAATCACTGTTTGATCGACGGGACCATTGATGGACTGGAACCGGGGAACCACGGCCTCCACGTACACACCTTAGGAGATCTCACCCAGGACTGCAAAAG TTGTGGAGAACATTATAATCCATTTGGGAAGCAGCATGGCGGTCCAGGAGACTCTGAACGG catgTAGGCGACCTGGGAAATATTGTAGCAGGACCGGATGGCAGAGCTTCATTCCGGCTAGAGGACGATCAACTTAAG GTTTGGGATGTGATTGGTCGATCTCTGGTGGTGGACGCGGGCGAGGACGACCTCGGGCGAGGAGCTCACCCTCTGTCCAAACAGACGGGGAACTCTGGAGAAAG GTTGGCGTGTGGGATCATCGCCCGCTCCGCCGGCCTCTTCCAAAACCCCAAAAAGATCTGTGCCTGTGACGGGGTTACGCTGTGGGAGGAGAGGGACCTGCCCATCGCCGGAAAAGGCAGAAGCAAGGAGACCCCTTCTGCAAACCTGTGA
- the LOC112156427 gene encoding copper chaperone for superoxide dismutase isoform X1, producing the protein MAAPCRSTKLASAARKLGSFLLNSFVIARAANCVTNMDSSRQSKVHVRWFQAHFLVFCWYFHLFELGGLKKNDTFKVTDVCTRRLKLEFAVQMTCESCADAVRASLEGKPGVTAVTVVRKEEVLVESALTVAEVQALIESTGRRAVLKGMGGSEADLGAAVAMVAGAGSIQGVVRFLQLSENHCLIDGTIDGLEPGNHGLHVHTLGDLTQDCKSCGEHYNPFGKQHGGPGDSERHVGDLGNIVAGPDGRASFRLEDDQLKVWDVIGRSLVVDAGEDDLGRGAHPLSKQTGNSGERLACGIIARSAGLFQNPKKICACDGVTLWEERDLPIAGKGRSKETPSANL; encoded by the exons ATGGCGGCGCCCTGTAGGTCCACCAAACTCGCTTCCGCCGCAAGAAAACTGGGAAGTTTCTTGCTAAATTCGTTTGTTATCGCTCGAGCGGCGAACTGCGTCACCAACATGGACTCGAGCAGACAATCTAAGGTTCACGTCCGTTGGTTTCAGGctcattttcttgtattttgttgGTATTTTCACTTATTCGAACTgggaggattaaaaaaaaatgacacttttaaagttactgaCGTGTGCACGCGCAGGTTAAAG CTGGAGTTCGCGGTGCAGATGACATGTGAAAGCTGCGCTGACGCCGTTAGAGCCTCTTTGGAGGGAAAACCCG GTGTGACGGCGGTCACTGTGGTCAGGAAGGAGGAGGTCCTGGTGGAATCTGCTCTGACCGTCGCAGAAGTCCAGGCTCTCATAGAAAGCACCGGGCGCAGAGCTGTGCTGAAGGGCATGGGGGGATCAGAAGCAG ACCTGGGAGCAGCTGTGGCGATGGTGGCCGGAGCGGGGTCCATTCAGGGGGTGGTGCGTTTCCTGCAGCTGTCCGAGAATCACTGTTTGATCGACGGGACCATTGATGGACTGGAACCGGGGAACCACGGCCTCCACGTACACACCTTAGGAGATCTCACCCAGGACTGCAAAAG TTGTGGAGAACATTATAATCCATTTGGGAAGCAGCATGGCGGTCCAGGAGACTCTGAACGG catgTAGGCGACCTGGGAAATATTGTAGCAGGACCGGATGGCAGAGCTTCATTCCGGCTAGAGGACGATCAACTTAAG GTTTGGGATGTGATTGGTCGATCTCTGGTGGTGGACGCGGGCGAGGACGACCTCGGGCGAGGAGCTCACCCTCTGTCCAAACAGACGGGGAACTCTGGAGAAAG GTTGGCGTGTGGGATCATCGCCCGCTCCGCCGGCCTCTTCCAAAACCCCAAAAAGATCTGTGCCTGTGACGGGGTTACGCTGTGGGAGGAGAGGGACCTGCCCATCGCCGGAAAAGGCAGAAGCAAGGAGACCCCTTCTGCAAACCTGTGA
- the rbm14b gene encoding RNA-binding protein 14b, translating into MDKSHTVKLFVGNLALDTTQEELSAIFEPYGQVVSCSVLRQFAFVHLQGEGAAERAIRELNGREFRGRNLVVEESRGRPLHSTKVFVGNLSGMCTTEDLQQLFQTFGKVLECDKVKGYAFVHMENKEDALQAIEALHGTSFKGRPLSVELSKVQPSKQTPTGKIPCVNCGKQGHYAGECPVGKPSLEQYQSQAAVLAAAAAAAAGLPLQVQQSVHNSVYNTSTFDPTYAALTGITTGSRTDGNPVNPAVYGALASQVYGANVASQLYGTVASQAALTSGATQVYSSMTPNIYGQMAASPAAAAAAAAAYSTPVYTPTMANHPVYLAAAPGIEVPAAAAAVNPAYSVASAIYGAATPAYAHISALGAADPTTAIFEAARQAHYFAQGQQVVAEQQAAAAAAAVAKSGERDRSPLRRSAPLLPDPVMKPFIYQRAKPRRPLLPTPAGRAAEEAVEGVEDPMARYYAEYYQQLQQYPQFQYAYPQSTVTAIPGIPGVPGVPAVPTMTAQPVATLDALRPVVPTAAAVAAAMAAPRVYEPPLPPPARKEAILRRPELSLHTPEPPFR; encoded by the exons ATGGACAAAAGCCACACGGTCAAGCTCTTCGTGGGCAACCTGGCGTTAGACACCACCCAGGAGGAGCTGTCGGCCATCTTCGAGCCGTACGGACAGGTGGTCAGCTGCAGCGTGCTGCGACAGTTCGCCTTTGTGCATCTGCAGGGCGAGGGCGCCGCGGAGCGCGCCATCAGGGAGCTCAATGGCCGGGAGTTTCGCGGCCGCAACTTGGTGGTGGAGGAGTCCAGGGGCAGGCCGCTGCACTCCACCAAGGTGTTTGTGGGTAATTTGAGTGGCATGTGCACCACTgaagacctgcagcagctgttCCAGACTTTTGGGAAAGTTCTCGAGTGTGACAAAGTCAAAG GTTATGCTTTTGTTCACATGGAAAACAAGGAAGATGCGCTTCAGGCCATCGAAGCCCTCCATGGCACCTCCTTTAAGGGCCGCCCCCTTTCTGTCGAGCTGTCAAAGGTACAGCCCAGTAAGCAGACGCCGACAGGAAAGATCCCCTGTGTCAACTGTGGGAAGCAGGGCCACTATGCCGGAGAGTGTCCTGTGGGCAAGCCCTCTCTGGAGCAGTACCAGAGTCAGGCCGCGGTCTTGGCAGCGGCAGCGGCTGCAGCTGCCGGCCTCCCTCTGCAAGTCCAACAAAGCGTGCACAACTCCGTCTACAACACCTCCACCTTTGACCCCACATATGCCGCTCTGACGGGGATTACCACGGGCTCGCGTACTGACGGGAATCCAGTGAATCCAGCTGTGTATGGGGCCCTCGCCAGCCAGGTGTATGGTGCCAACGTTGCCAGTCAGCTTTACGGAACAGTGGCCAGTCAGGCAGCTCTCACATCCGGGGCCACACAAGTATACAGCTCCATGACGCCCAACATCTACGGCCAGATGGCTGCATCCCCTGCAGCCGCCGCTGCTGCGGCCGCCGCCTACTCAACTCCAGTTTACACCCCAACGATGGCTAACCACCCTGTCTATCTGGCAGCTGCACCCGGTATTGAAGTTCCGGCAGCCGCCGCCGCTGTGAACCCCGCCTATAGCGTTGCTTCGGCAATTTACGGCGCCGCCACACCAGCCTACGCCCATATAAGCGCCTTGGGAGCCGCAGACCCTACTACAGCCATCTTTGAGGCCGCCAGGCAGGCACACTACTTTGCCCAGGGCCAGCAAGTCGTGGCCGAGCAGCaggcggcggcagcagcagctgctgtggcCAAGTCTGGGGAGAGGGATCGCAGTCCTCTACGGAGGTCGGCACCTCTTCTCCCGGACCCAGTAATGAAGCCATTCATATACCAGAGGGCCAAACCCCGCAGGCCGCTGCTGCCAACACCAGCTGGCCGTGCCGCTGAAGAAGCAGTAGAAGGCGTGGAAGACCCCATGGCCAG GTACTACGCCGAGTACTaccagcagcttcagcagtACCCTCAGTTCCAGTATGCCTACCCACAGAGCACAGTGACCGCAATCCCCGGCATACCAGGGGTCCCGGGAGTTCCCGCTGTACCTACGATGACCGCCCAGCCCGTCGCTACCTTGGATGCCCTCAGGCCAGTGGTCCCCACCGCTGCGGCAGTGGCAGCCGCCATGGCTGCGCCAAGGGTGTATGAGCCGCCGTTGCCGCCGCCCGCGCGCAAGGAGGCCATCCTCCGCCGCCCCGAACTCTCCCTTCACACGCCTGAGCCCCCCTTCCGATAG